From Columba livia isolate bColLiv1 breed racing homer chromosome 5, bColLiv1.pat.W.v2, whole genome shotgun sequence, one genomic window encodes:
- the BMAL1 gene encoding basic helix-loop-helix ARNT-like protein 1 isoform X4: MADQRMDISSTISDFMSPDPADLISSSLSTSGMDCNRKRKGSSTDYQEGMDTDKDDQHGRLEYTDQQGRIKNAREAHSQIEKRRRDKMNSFIDELASLVPTCNAMSRKLDKLTVLRMAVQHMKTLRGATNPYTEANYKPAFLSDDELKHLILRAADGFLFVVGCDRGKILFVSESVFKILNYSQNDLIGQSLFDYLHPKDIAKVKEQLSSSDTAPRERLIDAKTGLPVKTDITPGPSRLCSGARRSFFCRMKCNRPSVKVEDKDFPSTCSKKKDRKSFCTIHSTGYLKSWPPTKMGLDEDNEPDNEGCNLSCLVAIGRLHPHVVPQPVNGEIRVKPTEYVSRHAIDGKFVFVDQRATAILAYLPQELLGTSCYEYFHQDDIGHLAECHRQVLQTREKITTNCYKFKIKDGSFITLRSRWFSFMNPWTKEVEYIVSTNTVVSTNVLDSGDAAFPQLAASPHSMDSVLQAGEGGPKRTHPTVPGIPGGTRAGAGKIGRMIAEEIMEIHRIRGSSPSSCGSSPLNITSTPPPDTSSPGGKKILNGGTPDISSAGLLSGQIQDNSGYPYSDNSSILGENSHIGIDMIDNDQGSSSPSNDEAAMAVIMSLLEADAGLGGPVDFSDLPWPL; this comes from the exons ATGGCAGACCAAAGGATGGACATATCTTCTACAATTAGTGACTTTATGTCACCAGACCCAGCTGACCTGATCTCCAGTTCCCTGAGCACTTCAGGAATGGATTGtaataggaaaagaaagggaagctCTACTGATTATCA GGAAGGTATGGATACAGATAAAGATGACCAACATGGAAG ATTGGAGTATACAGACCAACAAGGCAGAATAAAAAATGCAAG GGAGGCTCACAGTCAGATTGAAAAGAGACGTAGAGATAAAATGAACAGTTTTATAGATGAACTGGCGTCTTTGGTACCAACGTGCAACGCGATGTCTCGGAAGCTGGATAAACTGACGGTGTTGAGAATGGCTGTGCAGCACATGAAAACCTTACGTG gtgCTACAAACCCATATACAGAAGCAAACTATAAGCCTGCTTTTCTATCAGATGATGAATTAAAACATCTCATTCTCAGG GCAGCAGatggatttctttttgttgtggGCTGTGACAGAGGGAAGATACTGTTTGTTTCAGAATCTGTCTTCAAGATCCTCAACTACAGTCAG AATGATTTGATTGGTCAAAGTTTATTCGATTACCTTCATCCTAAAGACATTGCCAAAGTGAAGGAGCAGCTCTCTTCTTCTGACACCGCGCCACGAGAAAGGCTTATAGATGCCAAAA CTGGACTCCCAGTTAAAACTGATATAACACCTGGGCCATCACGACTGTGTTCTGGAGCAAGACGGTCCTTCTTTTGTAGGATGAAGTGCAATAGACCTTCAGTGAAAGTAGAAGACAAGGATTTTCCTTCAACCTGttcaaagaagaaag ACCGCAAAAGCTTTTGCACTATTCATAGTACAGGATATTTAAAAAGCTGGCCGCCAACGAAAATGGGACTAGATGAAGATAACGAACCGGATAACGAGGGCTGCAATTTAAGCTGTCTTGTTGCAATTGGACGGCTGCATCCTCATGTGGTACCACAGCCAGTCAACGGGGAGATCAGGGTGAAGCCTACGGAATATGTTTCTCGACATGCAATAGATGGGAAATTTGTTTTTGTAGATCAGAG GGCAACAGCCATTTTGGCATACTTACCCCAGGAGCTTCTAGGTACTTCGTGTTATGAATATTTTCATCAAGACGATATAGGACATCTTGCAGAATGTCATCGACAAG TTTTGCagacaagagaaaaaattaCAACCAACTGCtacaagtttaaaataaaagatggcTCTTTTATTACATTGCGGAGTCGCTGGTTCAGTTTCATGAACCCTTGGACCAAAGAAGTAGAATACATTGTCTCAACAAATACAGTCGTTTC CACCAACGTACTCGATAGTGGAGACGCAGCCTTTCCACAGCTCGCGGCTTCTCCACACAGCATGGACAGCGTGCTTCAGGCTGGAGAAG GTGGCCCAAAAAGGACCCATCCTACTGTGCCTGGAATTCCAGGTGGAACAAGGGCTGGGGCAGGTAAAATAGGGAGGATGATTGCTGAAGAAATCATGGAGATTCACAG gataagagggtcatcaCCTTCTAGCTGCGGTTCAAGTCCGCTGAACATTACAAGCACCCCACCACCCGACACATCCTCCCCGGGAGGCAAGAAG atctTGAATGGTGGCACTCCAGACATTTCTTCAGCTGGGTTATTGTCTGGGCAAATTCAAGATAACTCTGGTTACCCATATTCTGACAACTCCTCTATACTTG GGGAGAACTCTCATATAGGCATTGACATGATTGACAACGATCAAGGATCAAGCAGTCCAAGCAACGACGAGGCAGCGATGGCCGTAATCATGAGCCTTCTTGAAGCAGATGCAGGTCTTGGTGGCCCCGTGGACTTCAGTGATTTGCCGTGGCCCTTGTAA
- the BMAL1 gene encoding basic helix-loop-helix ARNT-like protein 1 isoform X1 — MADQRMDISSTISDFMSPDPADLISSSLSTSGMDCNRKRKGSSTDYQLDGFPFEEGMDTDKDDQHGRLEYTDQQGRIKNAREAHSQIEKRRRDKMNSFIDELASLVPTCNAMSRKLDKLTVLRMAVQHMKTLRGATNPYTEANYKPAFLSDDELKHLILRAADGFLFVVGCDRGKILFVSESVFKILNYSQNDLIGQSLFDYLHPKDIAKVKEQLSSSDTAPRERLIDAKTGLPVKTDITPGPSRLCSGARRSFFCRMKCNRPSVKVEDKDFPSTCSKKKADRKSFCTIHSTGYLKSWPPTKMGLDEDNEPDNEGCNLSCLVAIGRLHPHVVPQPVNGEIRVKPTEYVSRHAIDGKFVFVDQRATAILAYLPQELLGTSCYEYFHQDDIGHLAECHRQVLQTREKITTNCYKFKIKDGSFITLRSRWFSFMNPWTKEVEYIVSTNTVVSTNVLDSGDAAFPQLAASPHSMDSVLQAGEGGPKRTHPTVPGIPGGTRAGAGKIGRMIAEEIMEIHRIRGSSPSSCGSSPLNITSTPPPDTSSPGGKKILNGGTPDISSAGLLSGQIQDNSGYPYSDNSSILGENSHIGIDMIDNDQGSSSPSNDEAAMAVIMSLLEADAGLGGPVDFSDLPWPL; from the exons ATGGCAGACCAAAGGATGGACATATCTTCTACAATTAGTGACTTTATGTCACCAGACCCAGCTGACCTGATCTCCAGTTCCCTGAGCACTTCAGGAATGGATTGtaataggaaaagaaagggaagctCTACTGATTATCA acTTGATGGCTTTCCTTTTGA GGAAGGTATGGATACAGATAAAGATGACCAACATGGAAG ATTGGAGTATACAGACCAACAAGGCAGAATAAAAAATGCAAG GGAGGCTCACAGTCAGATTGAAAAGAGACGTAGAGATAAAATGAACAGTTTTATAGATGAACTGGCGTCTTTGGTACCAACGTGCAACGCGATGTCTCGGAAGCTGGATAAACTGACGGTGTTGAGAATGGCTGTGCAGCACATGAAAACCTTACGTG gtgCTACAAACCCATATACAGAAGCAAACTATAAGCCTGCTTTTCTATCAGATGATGAATTAAAACATCTCATTCTCAGG GCAGCAGatggatttctttttgttgtggGCTGTGACAGAGGGAAGATACTGTTTGTTTCAGAATCTGTCTTCAAGATCCTCAACTACAGTCAG AATGATTTGATTGGTCAAAGTTTATTCGATTACCTTCATCCTAAAGACATTGCCAAAGTGAAGGAGCAGCTCTCTTCTTCTGACACCGCGCCACGAGAAAGGCTTATAGATGCCAAAA CTGGACTCCCAGTTAAAACTGATATAACACCTGGGCCATCACGACTGTGTTCTGGAGCAAGACGGTCCTTCTTTTGTAGGATGAAGTGCAATAGACCTTCAGTGAAAGTAGAAGACAAGGATTTTCCTTCAACCTGttcaaagaagaaag cAGACCGCAAAAGCTTTTGCACTATTCATAGTACAGGATATTTAAAAAGCTGGCCGCCAACGAAAATGGGACTAGATGAAGATAACGAACCGGATAACGAGGGCTGCAATTTAAGCTGTCTTGTTGCAATTGGACGGCTGCATCCTCATGTGGTACCACAGCCAGTCAACGGGGAGATCAGGGTGAAGCCTACGGAATATGTTTCTCGACATGCAATAGATGGGAAATTTGTTTTTGTAGATCAGAG GGCAACAGCCATTTTGGCATACTTACCCCAGGAGCTTCTAGGTACTTCGTGTTATGAATATTTTCATCAAGACGATATAGGACATCTTGCAGAATGTCATCGACAAG TTTTGCagacaagagaaaaaattaCAACCAACTGCtacaagtttaaaataaaagatggcTCTTTTATTACATTGCGGAGTCGCTGGTTCAGTTTCATGAACCCTTGGACCAAAGAAGTAGAATACATTGTCTCAACAAATACAGTCGTTTC CACCAACGTACTCGATAGTGGAGACGCAGCCTTTCCACAGCTCGCGGCTTCTCCACACAGCATGGACAGCGTGCTTCAGGCTGGAGAAG GTGGCCCAAAAAGGACCCATCCTACTGTGCCTGGAATTCCAGGTGGAACAAGGGCTGGGGCAGGTAAAATAGGGAGGATGATTGCTGAAGAAATCATGGAGATTCACAG gataagagggtcatcaCCTTCTAGCTGCGGTTCAAGTCCGCTGAACATTACAAGCACCCCACCACCCGACACATCCTCCCCGGGAGGCAAGAAG atctTGAATGGTGGCACTCCAGACATTTCTTCAGCTGGGTTATTGTCTGGGCAAATTCAAGATAACTCTGGTTACCCATATTCTGACAACTCCTCTATACTTG GGGAGAACTCTCATATAGGCATTGACATGATTGACAACGATCAAGGATCAAGCAGTCCAAGCAACGACGAGGCAGCGATGGCCGTAATCATGAGCCTTCTTGAAGCAGATGCAGGTCTTGGTGGCCCCGTGGACTTCAGTGATTTGCCGTGGCCCTTGTAA
- the BMAL1 gene encoding basic helix-loop-helix ARNT-like protein 1 isoform X2, producing MADQRMDISSTISDFMSPDPADLISSSLSTSGMDCNRKRKGSSTDYQLDGFPFEEGMDTDKDDQHGRLEYTDQQGRIKNAREAHSQIEKRRRDKMNSFIDELASLVPTCNAMSRKLDKLTVLRMAVQHMKTLRGATNPYTEANYKPAFLSDDELKHLILRAADGFLFVVGCDRGKILFVSESVFKILNYSQNDLIGQSLFDYLHPKDIAKVKEQLSSSDTAPRERLIDAKTGLPVKTDITPGPSRLCSGARRSFFCRMKCNRPSVKVEDKDFPSTCSKKKDRKSFCTIHSTGYLKSWPPTKMGLDEDNEPDNEGCNLSCLVAIGRLHPHVVPQPVNGEIRVKPTEYVSRHAIDGKFVFVDQRATAILAYLPQELLGTSCYEYFHQDDIGHLAECHRQVLQTREKITTNCYKFKIKDGSFITLRSRWFSFMNPWTKEVEYIVSTNTVVSTNVLDSGDAAFPQLAASPHSMDSVLQAGEGGPKRTHPTVPGIPGGTRAGAGKIGRMIAEEIMEIHRIRGSSPSSCGSSPLNITSTPPPDTSSPGGKKILNGGTPDISSAGLLSGQIQDNSGYPYSDNSSILGENSHIGIDMIDNDQGSSSPSNDEAAMAVIMSLLEADAGLGGPVDFSDLPWPL from the exons ATGGCAGACCAAAGGATGGACATATCTTCTACAATTAGTGACTTTATGTCACCAGACCCAGCTGACCTGATCTCCAGTTCCCTGAGCACTTCAGGAATGGATTGtaataggaaaagaaagggaagctCTACTGATTATCA acTTGATGGCTTTCCTTTTGA GGAAGGTATGGATACAGATAAAGATGACCAACATGGAAG ATTGGAGTATACAGACCAACAAGGCAGAATAAAAAATGCAAG GGAGGCTCACAGTCAGATTGAAAAGAGACGTAGAGATAAAATGAACAGTTTTATAGATGAACTGGCGTCTTTGGTACCAACGTGCAACGCGATGTCTCGGAAGCTGGATAAACTGACGGTGTTGAGAATGGCTGTGCAGCACATGAAAACCTTACGTG gtgCTACAAACCCATATACAGAAGCAAACTATAAGCCTGCTTTTCTATCAGATGATGAATTAAAACATCTCATTCTCAGG GCAGCAGatggatttctttttgttgtggGCTGTGACAGAGGGAAGATACTGTTTGTTTCAGAATCTGTCTTCAAGATCCTCAACTACAGTCAG AATGATTTGATTGGTCAAAGTTTATTCGATTACCTTCATCCTAAAGACATTGCCAAAGTGAAGGAGCAGCTCTCTTCTTCTGACACCGCGCCACGAGAAAGGCTTATAGATGCCAAAA CTGGACTCCCAGTTAAAACTGATATAACACCTGGGCCATCACGACTGTGTTCTGGAGCAAGACGGTCCTTCTTTTGTAGGATGAAGTGCAATAGACCTTCAGTGAAAGTAGAAGACAAGGATTTTCCTTCAACCTGttcaaagaagaaag ACCGCAAAAGCTTTTGCACTATTCATAGTACAGGATATTTAAAAAGCTGGCCGCCAACGAAAATGGGACTAGATGAAGATAACGAACCGGATAACGAGGGCTGCAATTTAAGCTGTCTTGTTGCAATTGGACGGCTGCATCCTCATGTGGTACCACAGCCAGTCAACGGGGAGATCAGGGTGAAGCCTACGGAATATGTTTCTCGACATGCAATAGATGGGAAATTTGTTTTTGTAGATCAGAG GGCAACAGCCATTTTGGCATACTTACCCCAGGAGCTTCTAGGTACTTCGTGTTATGAATATTTTCATCAAGACGATATAGGACATCTTGCAGAATGTCATCGACAAG TTTTGCagacaagagaaaaaattaCAACCAACTGCtacaagtttaaaataaaagatggcTCTTTTATTACATTGCGGAGTCGCTGGTTCAGTTTCATGAACCCTTGGACCAAAGAAGTAGAATACATTGTCTCAACAAATACAGTCGTTTC CACCAACGTACTCGATAGTGGAGACGCAGCCTTTCCACAGCTCGCGGCTTCTCCACACAGCATGGACAGCGTGCTTCAGGCTGGAGAAG GTGGCCCAAAAAGGACCCATCCTACTGTGCCTGGAATTCCAGGTGGAACAAGGGCTGGGGCAGGTAAAATAGGGAGGATGATTGCTGAAGAAATCATGGAGATTCACAG gataagagggtcatcaCCTTCTAGCTGCGGTTCAAGTCCGCTGAACATTACAAGCACCCCACCACCCGACACATCCTCCCCGGGAGGCAAGAAG atctTGAATGGTGGCACTCCAGACATTTCTTCAGCTGGGTTATTGTCTGGGCAAATTCAAGATAACTCTGGTTACCCATATTCTGACAACTCCTCTATACTTG GGGAGAACTCTCATATAGGCATTGACATGATTGACAACGATCAAGGATCAAGCAGTCCAAGCAACGACGAGGCAGCGATGGCCGTAATCATGAGCCTTCTTGAAGCAGATGCAGGTCTTGGTGGCCCCGTGGACTTCAGTGATTTGCCGTGGCCCTTGTAA
- the BMAL1 gene encoding basic helix-loop-helix ARNT-like protein 1 isoform X3, which translates to MADQRMDISSTISDFMSPDPADLISSSLSTSGMDCNRKRKGSSTDYQEGMDTDKDDQHGRLEYTDQQGRIKNAREAHSQIEKRRRDKMNSFIDELASLVPTCNAMSRKLDKLTVLRMAVQHMKTLRGATNPYTEANYKPAFLSDDELKHLILRAADGFLFVVGCDRGKILFVSESVFKILNYSQNDLIGQSLFDYLHPKDIAKVKEQLSSSDTAPRERLIDAKTGLPVKTDITPGPSRLCSGARRSFFCRMKCNRPSVKVEDKDFPSTCSKKKADRKSFCTIHSTGYLKSWPPTKMGLDEDNEPDNEGCNLSCLVAIGRLHPHVVPQPVNGEIRVKPTEYVSRHAIDGKFVFVDQRATAILAYLPQELLGTSCYEYFHQDDIGHLAECHRQVLQTREKITTNCYKFKIKDGSFITLRSRWFSFMNPWTKEVEYIVSTNTVVSTNVLDSGDAAFPQLAASPHSMDSVLQAGEGGPKRTHPTVPGIPGGTRAGAGKIGRMIAEEIMEIHRIRGSSPSSCGSSPLNITSTPPPDTSSPGGKKILNGGTPDISSAGLLSGQIQDNSGYPYSDNSSILGENSHIGIDMIDNDQGSSSPSNDEAAMAVIMSLLEADAGLGGPVDFSDLPWPL; encoded by the exons ATGGCAGACCAAAGGATGGACATATCTTCTACAATTAGTGACTTTATGTCACCAGACCCAGCTGACCTGATCTCCAGTTCCCTGAGCACTTCAGGAATGGATTGtaataggaaaagaaagggaagctCTACTGATTATCA GGAAGGTATGGATACAGATAAAGATGACCAACATGGAAG ATTGGAGTATACAGACCAACAAGGCAGAATAAAAAATGCAAG GGAGGCTCACAGTCAGATTGAAAAGAGACGTAGAGATAAAATGAACAGTTTTATAGATGAACTGGCGTCTTTGGTACCAACGTGCAACGCGATGTCTCGGAAGCTGGATAAACTGACGGTGTTGAGAATGGCTGTGCAGCACATGAAAACCTTACGTG gtgCTACAAACCCATATACAGAAGCAAACTATAAGCCTGCTTTTCTATCAGATGATGAATTAAAACATCTCATTCTCAGG GCAGCAGatggatttctttttgttgtggGCTGTGACAGAGGGAAGATACTGTTTGTTTCAGAATCTGTCTTCAAGATCCTCAACTACAGTCAG AATGATTTGATTGGTCAAAGTTTATTCGATTACCTTCATCCTAAAGACATTGCCAAAGTGAAGGAGCAGCTCTCTTCTTCTGACACCGCGCCACGAGAAAGGCTTATAGATGCCAAAA CTGGACTCCCAGTTAAAACTGATATAACACCTGGGCCATCACGACTGTGTTCTGGAGCAAGACGGTCCTTCTTTTGTAGGATGAAGTGCAATAGACCTTCAGTGAAAGTAGAAGACAAGGATTTTCCTTCAACCTGttcaaagaagaaag cAGACCGCAAAAGCTTTTGCACTATTCATAGTACAGGATATTTAAAAAGCTGGCCGCCAACGAAAATGGGACTAGATGAAGATAACGAACCGGATAACGAGGGCTGCAATTTAAGCTGTCTTGTTGCAATTGGACGGCTGCATCCTCATGTGGTACCACAGCCAGTCAACGGGGAGATCAGGGTGAAGCCTACGGAATATGTTTCTCGACATGCAATAGATGGGAAATTTGTTTTTGTAGATCAGAG GGCAACAGCCATTTTGGCATACTTACCCCAGGAGCTTCTAGGTACTTCGTGTTATGAATATTTTCATCAAGACGATATAGGACATCTTGCAGAATGTCATCGACAAG TTTTGCagacaagagaaaaaattaCAACCAACTGCtacaagtttaaaataaaagatggcTCTTTTATTACATTGCGGAGTCGCTGGTTCAGTTTCATGAACCCTTGGACCAAAGAAGTAGAATACATTGTCTCAACAAATACAGTCGTTTC CACCAACGTACTCGATAGTGGAGACGCAGCCTTTCCACAGCTCGCGGCTTCTCCACACAGCATGGACAGCGTGCTTCAGGCTGGAGAAG GTGGCCCAAAAAGGACCCATCCTACTGTGCCTGGAATTCCAGGTGGAACAAGGGCTGGGGCAGGTAAAATAGGGAGGATGATTGCTGAAGAAATCATGGAGATTCACAG gataagagggtcatcaCCTTCTAGCTGCGGTTCAAGTCCGCTGAACATTACAAGCACCCCACCACCCGACACATCCTCCCCGGGAGGCAAGAAG atctTGAATGGTGGCACTCCAGACATTTCTTCAGCTGGGTTATTGTCTGGGCAAATTCAAGATAACTCTGGTTACCCATATTCTGACAACTCCTCTATACTTG GGGAGAACTCTCATATAGGCATTGACATGATTGACAACGATCAAGGATCAAGCAGTCCAAGCAACGACGAGGCAGCGATGGCCGTAATCATGAGCCTTCTTGAAGCAGATGCAGGTCTTGGTGGCCCCGTGGACTTCAGTGATTTGCCGTGGCCCTTGTAA